Proteins from one Chitinophaga oryzae genomic window:
- a CDS encoding gliding motility-associated C-terminal domain-containing protein, whose translation MHSNTTPNCPFIAAPITRSRAKSALNTPVLLFFKRHTRLFLGNLLLLLMAFGMIAQPAMAQTQTQRVYATDQVNGTVVTGGIGVCLLCGVANPGNAVDVSGNFLQTSSQITAPVAVGLGATVTVSQSLIFPAGQLPTASTPAVVKIGAGNALSLALAGSIIVQAYNGTTPVGSPAPISTALLNLLASGNQAEVFVPAPGVPYDRVRVSIRADLLSALVNVNVYAAYYNTPATGTINCNTPIDILYGVNGALAGVGSVTNAPNAADGNVATFAQMFSAVSTTLADSYTQLTAVYPGLSKTGDSVRIVTSNAGALLSAQLLNAITIVTYNQGTVVDSITGNSALLKIDLLSGGSGPQTLTFASSGPFDHIQVRFGAIVSGLATLNVNEIQRFSPSPATTGGSVVRTTCLGTPLTLSVSSPDNTNYNYTWYDSTQTTVVGTGSSFQAPATTAGAYRYYVSASLKTCSASESAKALVTVLVNNFATAADITVPPTTAVCANTATITPTATNPSGTTTFKWYKDINKTTQITDGLVEGAISYAIDAAGKLTITGLTAPSTTFYVSITDSTHCENQAGALASATVTVGTSPVPPVTATSVSGTVNQPVTLTASAPAGTIEWYTDTTLAPVATGPSYNVGPFATPGVHTYFVGVRLAGGCSSARIRVDVTVTTAGTPVSCNAATQQASGTTLGCVLCTINNPTFSVDSDPANFTQLSVPVGLLGGAAFQQLIFPQPGAALDSIRFDLEFPGGLADVSLLGGVVLTVANGTTVVARDTLTNLLHLTLLTSTRGYVTIPARGVFDRVEVKMTGTLNLLNAVNIYGARIISPNPTTLVRNVQACVGSTATLTATPAPGTSVQWYADSTTTTALGANPYTTPVLNTAGTVTYWAQVIGTNGCANPDRIRVTVNVNALATAADINIADTTLGCVSNTAVLKPSSGVVLDSVFTWYKDASKTTAITNGLTEGAVHYALDSVGNLTITGLALGNYTYYVAVSGSNRCENAAGALKPAVVSIVNAPAAPVVTGTVVVATGQQATLTASPVPGAVINWYADSTTTTIAGTGTSFVVGPFSNPGTYSYFAAVSIPGACSSARVRVNVEVTGPVIPSPDCNVPTTQVSGTTLGCVLCSVQNPTNDIDSSQTNFTRLNIPVGLLGGSVYQRLIFPNPGAAGDSIRLTMAAPGGLGDVSLFGGVVITQYNGTTAVKADTLADLLTLRLLSGQQFAATVAATGTYDRVEVKLTGLANLLNSIDIYGARILYPNPTISGTGDTVCVNQKTTLSVTPAAGTTVRWYASATSTTVLSSQNTYTTDTLRTPGTVTYYVQVVGANNCANPNRVPVTVTVSPAPVVPGPDQTLNLCAGTSAALAVANPNNQLTYHWYNVATGGTKLNADSGYVFNVPNITKDTTFYVEAVSACGAFSPRQAFHIVISASLSAPVVTPNPDSVNIGTQAVLKATSNAANVVFTWYGSQTGNDSLFTGPTYAPPTRNTPGTVTYWVKASINGSCSSIRVPAVVVYGTFNTPTPVPCEGATTQTIGGSGLLVLGNVYNPQLAVDNDASTASSLVINLGVLNAEVWEKVGFNGLSAPGDTVRVLLSDPGTILSASLLGGVRLTTYNGNAPQDSVTVSDPLVKLSLLGNGTQAIAEFVPTKPFDAVQVKLRSGLVGALTEIGFNYAQRAVAKPAVQAAQVAVCAGNTATLNVQNPVTGITYRWYTSNGTYLTGKDGATLTTGALTADTSFFVEAFRNGCASTGRTQVAVKVAAAPAAPTVQSNDVKVCPGSDAVLAIANPLAGYTYNWYNVATGGTKLNADSGFTYKVVNVTAAATYYVEAFNDSCNTTSATRTAVNVSTAATLPAPTVTPNPDTVVVNQQPVFVASASTANAQFYWFATQTATDTLFKGAQFAAPASATVGTKTYWVVAAIPGGSCTSARVPVTAVTVTDRQDPVPCEGASSFTIGGSGLLVLGNVYNPQLAVDNSANTYSSLVIDLGILNASVWEKAYFNGVSTPGDTVKVMVTNPGQLLSAALLASVQLTSYNGNTPGDSVLVSNPLVHVNLLSGGRSALLSFVPTKPFTGVEVKLKSGIAGALTEVGFNYAQRAIVQPMVQVTNSSICKGQQATLKVVNPAVGVTYGWYDSKGNHLLDSIAYLTSPTLDSGTYTYTVRAMRNNCSGAASLPATVTVYGTPATPVATKDSVTTCVNTPATLSVNAVPGVNFNWYDAATGGAKLASNTNTYTTPANLAVGTYKFYVEGVNANNCANAGARAVITLMVTNASTAADINVTDQNTCAGDTARLTPTSATVQNPVFKWYANPDKTGPITQGVSAAGVLTISGLAPGTYTYYVSVSSAGNCENAAGNLKAAHVTVSKRSTATDIIARDTTVCAKTTVTLTASSTTVTNPVFKWYKDANLQTLLFTGASYTTPAITASTTFYVTVEGSNSCANAAGAAKAVNVNLTAVQTPTISASHTNICAGDSVVLSVQNPVNTLTYRWYNVATGGTALFTGPVYIVRNLTVSTDFYVQASAGSCSDTTRVKISIGVGTAPTPVLVASNVTTCQNNPGTLMILNPDNALTYKWYTTPTGGTAIFTGPVFITPPLAATTTYYVEATGDVTKCGAPSARTAGTVTVVPAPPAPVVNQASVNTCTGSSVTLTVQSPQPGLRYQWSDINGNLLFTGTSYTFNADSSTTYYVRAVVGGSCTSCGGCGGARTAIPIRVGTAPATPTVTATSLNVCAGGSVTLSIQNPVAGTTYKWFSAATGGTQLGTGTTFSTGPLTVTTDFYAEASNGTCTSPVRAKVTVSVGTAPTPVLESNALTICTGSTATLRVISPANNITYKWYTVPTGGTAVFTGPIYTTGPLATTTDFYVEATGDPAQCGNPSARVKATVTVTSAPAAPEVTATSLRTCAGTGVTVSVKNAQTGFIYRWYDAATGGNLLFTGEVYNIPVVNSTTTYYVQANIGTGCSSATRTGVTVNVDPAPSMPTVAANNLTICIGGTATFSIQNPDPALTYNWYSAPANGTLLATGTSYTTGPLNATTTFYVAAINNKGCGSSRAGVTATVITTIDAPLADPKTTCAGQTITLSVKNSVTGVIYKWYTAPTGGTPVFTGANYTITPAANATYYLEAATSGGCVSASRTAVNVTVNAAPAAPTVVNATLQTCQGQTVTLSVQGPNAALTYKWYTTATGGTAISTGSSFTTPPVTANAMYYLEAINANGCPSATRTAVSVQLINAPAAPTVTGAENGICPGNTATLTARSTTPGVIFNWYTAPTGGTSIFTGPVYTTPALNASTTYYVEAASSSGGCIGVGARTAVAVNMLQPLATPVATASNITGTSITFSWNAVPGAVRYEVTLNGTTFFAPSTGPAGTSHTVINLQPNQSVKFGVRAIGASDCQTSAVGSLTSTTANPQGNNIYIPNLFSPNGDGANDVLYVYGTAIAQLEFRVYNHWGQLVFTSKDQRQGWDGTMSGQKQPVGVYVYIVRATMQDGQIITKKGNVTLMR comes from the coding sequence AAGCCTGATCTTTCCGGCTGGCCAGCTTCCCACAGCCTCCACTCCGGCAGTGGTAAAAATCGGCGCAGGAAATGCCTTATCCCTGGCATTGGCAGGCTCTATTATCGTGCAGGCCTATAACGGAACTACTCCGGTAGGCTCCCCCGCTCCTATTTCCACTGCCCTGCTCAACCTGCTCGCCAGCGGTAACCAGGCAGAAGTGTTTGTACCTGCTCCGGGGGTTCCGTACGACAGAGTACGCGTTTCTATCCGGGCAGACCTGCTCTCGGCACTCGTCAATGTGAATGTATACGCCGCCTATTATAATACACCGGCTACCGGTACCATCAACTGTAATACGCCTATCGATATATTATATGGCGTCAACGGTGCACTGGCCGGCGTAGGCTCTGTGACCAACGCGCCCAACGCAGCGGATGGCAACGTGGCCACCTTCGCTCAAATGTTCTCCGCGGTAAGCACCACCTTAGCAGATAGCTATACACAATTAACCGCAGTATATCCCGGGCTGTCAAAAACCGGCGACTCTGTGCGTATCGTCACCTCCAACGCCGGCGCACTGCTGAGCGCTCAACTGCTGAACGCCATCACCATCGTCACCTATAATCAGGGCACAGTGGTGGATTCCATTACAGGCAACAGCGCCCTGCTTAAGATAGATCTGCTCTCGGGCGGGTCGGGACCCCAAACCCTCACCTTCGCTTCTTCGGGACCGTTTGACCATATACAGGTCAGGTTCGGCGCTATCGTGAGCGGGCTCGCCACCCTGAATGTGAACGAAATCCAGCGGTTCAGCCCCTCACCGGCTACCACCGGCGGCTCCGTCGTTAGGACCACCTGTTTGGGTACACCGCTTACACTGAGTGTCAGCAGTCCTGACAATACCAATTACAACTATACCTGGTATGATTCTACCCAGACAACCGTGGTAGGCACCGGCTCCAGCTTCCAGGCTCCCGCCACTACCGCAGGCGCTTACCGGTATTATGTGTCTGCCAGCCTGAAAACCTGTTCCGCCTCTGAATCAGCCAAAGCGCTGGTGACAGTCCTTGTCAATAACTTTGCTACTGCCGCTGATATCACCGTGCCACCCACCACTGCTGTCTGCGCCAATACTGCAACGATTACACCTACTGCAACCAACCCATCCGGTACTACCACCTTCAAGTGGTATAAAGACATTAATAAAACTACCCAGATCACCGATGGACTGGTAGAAGGCGCCATCAGCTATGCGATAGACGCCGCCGGTAAACTTACCATCACAGGGCTCACTGCTCCGTCTACCACCTTCTATGTTAGTATTACTGATAGTACCCATTGTGAAAACCAGGCCGGCGCACTGGCTTCCGCCACCGTTACGGTAGGCACCAGCCCCGTACCGCCGGTAACAGCTACCAGCGTTTCCGGTACCGTGAACCAGCCAGTCACGCTGACCGCCTCCGCTCCGGCCGGCACCATCGAATGGTACACAGACACCACACTGGCGCCCGTAGCTACCGGTCCTTCCTATAATGTAGGTCCGTTCGCCACACCAGGCGTACATACCTACTTTGTTGGTGTTCGTCTTGCCGGTGGTTGTTCTTCCGCAAGGATTCGTGTAGATGTGACCGTTACTACCGCAGGTACGCCTGTTTCCTGTAACGCCGCTACACAACAAGCATCCGGCACTACCCTCGGTTGCGTGCTTTGTACGATTAACAATCCGACTTTCTCGGTGGACAGTGATCCGGCCAACTTCACGCAACTGAGCGTACCGGTAGGTCTGCTGGGCGGCGCTGCTTTCCAGCAGCTCATCTTCCCGCAACCAGGCGCCGCTTTGGACAGCATCCGGTTTGATCTGGAGTTCCCCGGCGGTCTTGCAGACGTGTCGCTCTTGGGCGGTGTAGTGCTGACCGTGGCCAATGGAACCACCGTTGTTGCCAGGGATACGCTCACCAACCTCCTCCATCTGACACTGCTCACCAGCACCAGGGGGTATGTAACCATCCCGGCCAGAGGCGTGTTTGACCGCGTGGAAGTGAAAATGACCGGTACCCTGAACCTGCTGAATGCAGTTAATATATATGGTGCGCGCATCATCAGCCCCAATCCGACCACATTGGTACGTAACGTACAGGCCTGCGTTGGTTCCACCGCTACCCTCACCGCTACACCGGCGCCCGGCACCAGCGTGCAGTGGTATGCTGATTCCACCACCACTACAGCCCTGGGAGCCAATCCGTATACAACACCGGTGCTCAACACCGCCGGTACGGTAACTTACTGGGCACAGGTAATAGGTACCAACGGTTGCGCTAACCCTGATCGTATACGCGTTACCGTTAACGTAAATGCACTGGCTACCGCCGCCGATATCAACATCGCTGATACCACGCTCGGTTGCGTAAGCAATACTGCAGTGCTGAAACCTTCATCCGGTGTAGTATTGGATTCGGTATTCACCTGGTATAAAGACGCCAGTAAAACAACCGCTATCACCAATGGCCTGACAGAAGGCGCGGTACACTACGCACTGGATAGCGTGGGTAACCTCACCATCACCGGTCTGGCATTGGGCAACTATACTTATTATGTTGCCGTGAGCGGTTCCAACCGTTGCGAAAACGCAGCTGGTGCACTGAAACCCGCTGTGGTAAGCATCGTGAACGCACCGGCCGCACCGGTGGTAACCGGCACAGTAGTCGTCGCTACCGGTCAACAGGCAACGCTGACCGCCTCCCCTGTTCCGGGCGCGGTGATCAACTGGTATGCCGACTCTACTACCACCACCATCGCCGGTACCGGTACCAGCTTCGTGGTAGGTCCGTTCAGTAATCCGGGTACTTACAGCTACTTCGCTGCGGTAAGCATCCCTGGCGCGTGCTCTTCTGCACGGGTACGTGTAAACGTAGAAGTAACCGGTCCGGTAATTCCTTCTCCGGATTGTAACGTACCGACAACACAGGTTTCCGGTACTACCCTCGGTTGCGTACTGTGCTCTGTACAGAACCCAACCAATGACATCGACAGCTCTCAAACCAATTTCACCCGCCTGAACATACCGGTAGGCTTACTCGGTGGTTCAGTATACCAACGGCTTATCTTCCCGAACCCGGGAGCAGCGGGCGACAGCATCCGCCTGACCATGGCAGCTCCTGGCGGCCTGGGAGATGTAAGCCTGTTTGGTGGCGTGGTGATCACCCAATATAACGGTACTACTGCCGTGAAAGCAGATACCCTGGCCGACCTGCTGACCCTGCGTCTGCTGAGCGGTCAGCAATTCGCTGCTACCGTGGCGGCCACCGGTACTTACGACCGCGTGGAAGTGAAACTGACAGGTCTCGCTAACCTGCTCAACTCCATCGACATCTATGGCGCCCGTATCCTGTACCCGAACCCGACTATCAGCGGCACCGGCGATACCGTATGCGTGAACCAGAAAACAACCCTGTCTGTAACACCTGCTGCCGGTACCACCGTACGCTGGTACGCAAGCGCCACCAGCACCACGGTGTTGAGCAGCCAGAACACTTATACTACTGATACCCTGAGAACACCAGGCACCGTTACTTACTACGTGCAGGTGGTAGGCGCCAACAATTGCGCTAATCCTAACCGTGTACCCGTAACCGTTACTGTGTCTCCGGCCCCTGTAGTACCCGGTCCTGACCAGACACTCAACCTCTGCGCCGGTACCAGCGCAGCACTGGCAGTTGCTAATCCGAACAACCAGCTTACTTATCACTGGTACAACGTGGCCACCGGCGGTACCAAACTCAACGCCGACAGCGGATACGTATTTAACGTGCCCAATATCACCAAAGACACCACTTTCTATGTGGAAGCGGTCAGCGCCTGTGGTGCTTTTTCTCCGAGACAGGCATTCCATATCGTGATCTCTGCTTCCCTGAGCGCACCAGTGGTGACACCTAATCCGGATTCCGTAAACATCGGCACACAAGCCGTGCTTAAAGCCACCTCCAACGCCGCCAACGTGGTATTCACCTGGTACGGCAGCCAGACTGGCAACGACAGCCTGTTTACCGGTCCGACCTACGCACCGCCTACCCGGAACACGCCGGGCACTGTAACCTATTGGGTGAAAGCATCCATCAATGGTTCCTGCTCTTCTATCCGCGTGCCGGCAGTAGTGGTGTACGGAACATTTAACACACCAACGCCGGTGCCTTGCGAAGGCGCTACCACCCAGACTATCGGCGGCAGCGGTCTCCTCGTGCTGGGTAACGTATACAACCCGCAGCTGGCGGTAGATAACGATGCCAGCACTGCATCCTCTCTCGTGATCAATCTCGGCGTACTGAATGCAGAGGTATGGGAAAAAGTAGGCTTCAACGGCCTCTCCGCTCCTGGCGACACCGTAAGGGTATTGCTCTCTGACCCGGGTACGATATTGTCCGCATCACTGCTGGGCGGCGTCCGGCTGACCACTTATAATGGTAATGCTCCGCAGGATTCTGTGACCGTCAGCGATCCGCTGGTGAAACTTAGCCTCCTGGGCAACGGTACACAGGCTATCGCCGAATTTGTACCAACCAAACCGTTCGACGCCGTACAGGTGAAACTGAGGTCCGGACTTGTGGGCGCACTCACAGAAATCGGCTTCAACTACGCACAGCGCGCAGTGGCTAAACCTGCTGTACAGGCTGCCCAGGTAGCTGTTTGCGCAGGCAACACGGCAACACTCAACGTACAGAATCCGGTGACAGGCATCACTTACCGCTGGTATACATCCAACGGCACCTACCTCACCGGTAAAGACGGCGCTACGCTGACTACCGGCGCACTGACGGCAGATACCAGCTTCTTCGTGGAAGCCTTCCGCAATGGTTGCGCAAGCACCGGAAGAACACAGGTAGCTGTGAAAGTGGCTGCCGCTCCGGCTGCACCGACCGTACAATCCAATGATGTGAAAGTTTGTCCGGGTTCAGACGCGGTACTGGCCATCGCCAACCCGCTGGCAGGATACACCTATAACTGGTACAACGTAGCTACCGGTGGTACCAAACTGAACGCAGACAGCGGATTTACCTATAAAGTGGTGAATGTAACAGCTGCCGCCACCTACTATGTAGAAGCATTCAACGACAGCTGTAATACTACCTCCGCTACCAGAACGGCTGTTAACGTAAGCACCGCAGCTACCCTGCCTGCTCCGACCGTAACACCGAACCCGGACACCGTGGTAGTCAACCAGCAACCGGTATTCGTGGCATCGGCTTCTACCGCTAATGCACAGTTCTACTGGTTCGCTACCCAGACCGCCACAGACACCCTGTTTAAAGGTGCACAGTTCGCCGCACCAGCTTCCGCTACCGTGGGTACCAAAACCTACTGGGTAGTAGCAGCGATCCCTGGCGGCTCCTGCACTTCCGCAAGAGTACCGGTAACAGCCGTCACCGTTACCGACAGACAGGACCCTGTGCCTTGCGAAGGAGCAAGCTCCTTCACCATCGGTGGCTCCGGCCTCCTGGTGCTGGGCAATGTGTACAACCCGCAACTGGCAGTTGACAACAGCGCCAATACTTATTCTTCCCTCGTAATAGACCTCGGCATACTGAATGCCTCCGTTTGGGAAAAGGCTTACTTTAACGGTGTCTCCACTCCGGGCGATACAGTAAAAGTAATGGTCACCAACCCAGGCCAGTTGCTCTCTGCCGCCTTACTGGCAAGCGTGCAGCTGACATCCTACAATGGTAATACACCTGGCGATTCCGTACTGGTGTCTAACCCGCTGGTGCATGTCAACCTGCTCAGTGGTGGCAGAAGCGCACTGCTGTCCTTCGTACCGACCAAACCATTCACTGGTGTGGAAGTGAAACTGAAATCCGGTATCGCAGGCGCACTCACCGAAGTAGGCTTCAACTATGCACAACGTGCGATCGTTCAGCCAATGGTACAGGTGACCAACAGCAGCATCTGTAAAGGTCAGCAGGCTACCCTCAAAGTGGTGAACCCTGCGGTAGGCGTTACCTATGGCTGGTACGACAGCAAAGGCAACCACCTGCTCGACAGCATCGCCTACCTGACATCACCGACCCTCGACTCCGGTACTTACACTTATACTGTAAGAGCCATGAGAAACAACTGTAGCGGCGCAGCGTCCCTGCCTGCAACAGTAACCGTGTACGGTACTCCGGCTACTCCTGTTGCCACCAAAGACAGCGTAACTACCTGCGTGAACACACCGGCTACCCTCAGCGTAAACGCTGTACCGGGCGTTAACTTCAACTGGTACGATGCTGCCACCGGCGGCGCCAAACTGGCCTCCAATACCAATACATATACTACTCCGGCCAACCTCGCCGTAGGTACCTATAAGTTCTATGTAGAAGGCGTGAACGCCAACAACTGTGCAAACGCCGGCGCCCGCGCTGTCATCACCCTGATGGTGACCAACGCTTCTACAGCGGCCGATATCAATGTGACAGATCAGAACACCTGCGCAGGCGATACCGCCAGACTCACACCGACATCTGCTACCGTGCAGAACCCGGTATTCAAATGGTACGCTAATCCGGATAAGACCGGCCCGATCACACAAGGCGTTAGCGCAGCCGGTGTGCTGACTATCTCCGGCCTCGCACCTGGTACCTACACTTACTATGTAAGCGTAAGCAGCGCCGGTAACTGTGAAAATGCGGCCGGTAACCTGAAAGCGGCACACGTGACCGTGAGCAAACGCTCTACGGCTACGGATATCATCGCAAGAGATACCACCGTATGTGCGAAAACAACCGTCACCCTGACTGCTTCCAGCACTACCGTGACCAACCCGGTATTTAAATGGTATAAAGATGCTAACCTGCAAACACTGCTGTTTACCGGCGCATCCTACACCACACCGGCCATCACCGCCAGCACTACTTTCTATGTGACCGTAGAAGGAAGCAACAGCTGCGCAAATGCAGCCGGTGCAGCGAAAGCGGTGAATGTAAACCTCACCGCCGTTCAAACACCGACTATCTCCGCTTCCCATACCAATATCTGTGCAGGCGACTCCGTAGTCCTCTCCGTACAGAACCCGGTGAATACCCTTACTTACCGCTGGTACAACGTGGCCACCGGAGGTACCGCGCTCTTCACCGGACCGGTATACATCGTGAGAAACCTGACAGTGTCTACAGACTTCTATGTACAGGCATCCGCCGGCAGCTGCAGCGATACTACCCGTGTGAAAATATCCATCGGCGTAGGCACCGCACCAACACCGGTACTGGTAGCCAGCAATGTGACCACCTGTCAGAACAACCCGGGCACATTGATGATCCTCAACCCGGACAACGCGCTCACGTATAAATGGTATACCACGCCAACAGGCGGTACCGCGATCTTTACCGGACCGGTATTCATTACACCGCCATTGGCCGCCACTACTACCTACTATGTGGAAGCAACAGGCGATGTCACCAAGTGTGGCGCACCGTCTGCCCGCACTGCCGGTACCGTGACCGTAGTGCCCGCACCGCCGGCACCTGTGGTAAACCAGGCTTCCGTTAACACCTGCACCGGTTCCAGCGTAACGCTGACCGTACAGAGCCCGCAGCCAGGCCTCAGGTATCAGTGGAGCGACATAAATGGCAACCTGTTATTTACCGGTACCAGCTATACATTCAATGCTGACAGCAGCACCACCTACTACGTAAGAGCGGTGGTCGGCGGCAGCTGCACAAGCTGCGGCGGTTGCGGCGGCGCGAGAACAGCGATCCCGATAAGGGTAGGTACAGCACCTGCAACACCAACGGTGACAGCCACTTCGCTCAATGTGTGCGCTGGCGGCTCAGTAACCCTCAGCATCCAGAACCCGGTAGCCGGCACTACCTATAAATGGTTCAGCGCTGCCACCGGCGGTACCCAGCTCGGAACAGGCACTACCTTCAGCACCGGACCGCTGACAGTGACCACCGACTTCTACGCAGAAGCCAGCAACGGTACCTGCACCAGCCCGGTAAGAGCTAAAGTAACCGTGAGCGTAGGCACCGCGCCAACACCGGTACTCGAATCCAATGCACTGACTATCTGCACAGGATCTACCGCAACACTGCGCGTGATCTCTCCTGCAAACAATATCACGTACAAATGGTACACAGTACCGACAGGTGGTACAGCCGTCTTCACCGGACCAATATATACCACCGGCCCGCTGGCCACTACAACAGACTTCTATGTGGAAGCTACAGGCGACCCTGCACAGTGCGGTAATCCTTCTGCAAGGGTGAAAGCCACTGTAACAGTGACCTCCGCCCCTGCTGCGCCGGAAGTAACCGCTACCAGCCTCAGGACCTGCGCCGGCACCGGTGTAACCGTGTCCGTGAAGAACGCACAGACCGGATTTATCTACCGGTGGTACGACGCCGCAACAGGTGGTAACCTGCTCTTCACCGGTGAAGTGTATAACATACCGGTTGTCAACAGCACTACTACCTACTACGTTCAGGCCAATATCGGCACCGGTTGCTCCAGCGCCACCAGGACAGGCGTAACCGTCAACGTAGATCCTGCGCCGTCCATGCCGACCGTAGCGGCCAATAACCTGACCATCTGCATCGGCGGTACCGCCACCTTCAGTATCCAGAATCCGGACCCTGCACTGACCTACAACTGGTACAGCGCCCCGGCCAACGGCACACTGCTGGCTACCGGTACAAGCTATACTACCGGACCGCTGAACGCTACCACCACCTTCTATGTGGCAGCCATCAACAATAAAGGCTGCGGAAGCTCCCGCGCTGGTGTGACAGCAACAGTGATCACTACCATCGACGCTCCGCTGGCCGATCCGAAAACAACCTGCGCAGGCCAGACCATCACCCTGTCTGTGAAGAACAGCGTAACCGGCGTGATCTACAAATGGTACACTGCGCCAACAGGCGGTACGCCGGTATTCACCGGTGCTAACTACACCATTACACCGGCCGCTAACGCGACTTACTACCTCGAAGCTGCTACCAGCGGTGGTTGTGTAAGCGCCAGCAGAACAGCGGTGAACGTTACCGTAAACGCTGCACCGGCTGCACCAACAGTGGTAAACGCTACGCTCCAGACTTGTCAGGGCCAGACCGTGACACTGAGTGTACAAGGCCCGAACGCAGCACTCACTTACAAATGGTATACTACCGCAACCGGCGGAACAGCGATATCAACCGGCAGCAGCTTCACAACGCCTCCGGTTACTGCAAATGCGATGTACTATCTGGAAGCCATTAACGCTAACGGCTGTCCGAGCGCAACACGCACCGCAGTAAGTGTTCAGCTGATCAACGCACCAGCCGCACCGACTGTTACCGGCGCCGAAAACGGTATCTGTCCGGGTAATACAGCCACGCTGACAGCCAGATCAACAACGCCAGGCGTCATCTTCAACTGGTACACTGCACCAACCGGAGGTACATCCATCTTTACCGGTCCGGTGTATACAACACCAGCCCTGAATGCAAGCACCACTTACTATGTGGAAGCTGCAAGCTCCTCTGGTGGTTGTATCGGCGTAGGCGCAAGAACAGCCGTGGCAGTCAACATGCTGCAACCGCTCGCAACACCGGTGGCCACAGCAAGCAATATCACCGGCACCAGCATCACCT